In Theropithecus gelada isolate Dixy chromosome 13, Tgel_1.0, whole genome shotgun sequence, one DNA window encodes the following:
- the NMS gene encoding neuromedin-S gives MKPLRPQFPLILVIYCFCMLQIPSSGFPQPLADPPDGLDIVQLEQLAYCLNQWASLSRQPKDNQDIYKRFLFHYSRTQEATHPVKTGFPPVHPLMHLAAKLANRRMKRFLQRGSGTAAVDFTKKDHAATWGRPFFLFRPRNGRNTEDEAQIQW, from the exons ATGAAACCTCTTCGTCCCCAGTTCCCTCTCATCTTGGTCATCTACTGCTTCTGCATGCTACAGATTCCCTCCTCAG GATTTCCCCAGCCTTTAGCTGATCCTCCAGATGGCTTGGATATTGTGCAGCTTGAG caACTGGCATATTGTCTGAATCAGTGGGCATCTCTTTCTCGCCAACCTAAG GATAATCAAGACATATACAAAAGG tttttgtttcacTACTCCAGAACTCAGGAGGCAACACATCCAGTTAAAACTGGG TTTCCTCCAGTGCATCCTCTTATGCATCTGGCTGCCAAGCTCGCCAACAGACGGATGAAGAGATTTCTGCAGCGA GGTTCGGGGACTGCTGCAGTGGACTTCACTAAGAAG GATCACGCTGCCACCTGGGGACGACCCTTTTTCCTTTTCAGG CCCAGGAATGGAAGAAACACTGAAGATGAGGCCCA